In the Haloferula helveola genome, one interval contains:
- a CDS encoding TIGR04222 domain-containing membrane protein: protein MNILAISGFEFLIIYGIALIAAVGYAAIRRSAFRAQVENNIREVPEDPYDVAYLAGGPRRVTLTAATALIASGRAQWRDSLTGSSLSIADEPAGPPPIHPVEDTLLQQIRLFGIKGMPARQLSDGLAARLRSIEVRLAGIGLRPTTEERRKARMAITWPLKVVAVIGVIRIVIGLVRDQPVGLLVMGVIVTGILILALGWTSGYLTPAGQRVVDQLREKHKDRSRMRFSDPSAHLPDITIGAALFGPTAMAEVMGFQHIHEKMNQQLGSSSSAGADGGGCGSGCGSGCGGCGGCGGCGG, encoded by the coding sequence ATGAACATTCTCGCCATCAGCGGTTTCGAATTCCTGATCATCTACGGCATCGCCCTGATTGCGGCAGTCGGATACGCCGCGATCCGCCGGTCGGCCTTCCGCGCCCAAGTCGAAAACAACATCCGTGAGGTCCCGGAGGACCCCTACGATGTCGCCTACCTCGCCGGAGGCCCCCGGCGGGTCACGCTCACTGCCGCCACAGCCCTTATCGCCAGCGGACGGGCGCAGTGGCGGGACTCTCTGACCGGGTCTTCCCTGAGCATCGCTGACGAACCTGCTGGGCCACCTCCGATCCATCCGGTGGAGGACACATTGCTTCAGCAGATTCGGCTGTTCGGAATCAAAGGCATGCCGGCCAGACAACTGAGCGATGGACTCGCGGCACGGCTGCGATCGATCGAAGTCCGGCTCGCCGGCATCGGGTTGCGGCCGACCACGGAAGAGCGCCGCAAGGCCCGAATGGCGATCACTTGGCCCCTCAAGGTCGTCGCGGTGATCGGGGTGATCCGGATCGTGATCGGACTCGTCCGGGACCAGCCGGTCGGGCTGCTGGTGATGGGAGTGATCGTGACAGGCATCCTGATCTTGGCGCTGGGCTGGACGAGCGGCTACCTGACACCCGCGGGTCAACGGGTCGTCGATCAGCTGCGCGAAAAGCACAAGGACCGGAGCAGGATGCGGTTCAGCGACCCTTCGGCCCACCTCCCGGACATCACGATCGGCGCTGCACTTTTCGGTCCCACCGCGATGGCCGAGGTCATGGGGTTCCAGCACATCCATGAGAAAATGAACCAACAGCTCGGTTCGAGCTCTTCGGCCGGCGCCGACGGAGGGGGGTGCGGATCCGGCTGCGGCTCCGGTTGTGGTGGCTGTGGGGGGTGTGGTGGCTGCGGCGGCTGA
- a CDS encoding transcriptional repressor, protein MPSEIAGLRMTKQRWEVYRLLMEQRDHPTANEVFIRIKDRLPNISLATVYNCLEALTQHGIVRQVNFDRDASRFCPNLAEHGHFHDKPTGSIHDVTFKPGVNLADVLDLPPGTVITDIEITLRGELPSS, encoded by the coding sequence ATGCCTTCCGAGATTGCCGGGCTGCGTATGACCAAGCAGCGCTGGGAGGTTTACCGGCTCCTCATGGAGCAGCGGGACCATCCGACTGCCAACGAGGTTTTCATCCGGATCAAGGACCGGCTGCCGAATATCTCGCTGGCGACCGTCTACAACTGCCTCGAGGCGCTCACCCAGCACGGCATCGTGCGACAAGTGAATTTCGACCGCGACGCGTCGCGCTTCTGCCCGAATCTGGCCGAGCACGGCCACTTCCACGACAAGCCCACCGGCTCGATCCACGACGTCACCTTCAAGCCCGGCGTCAACCTCGCCGACGTCCTCGACCTGCCCCCCGGCACGGTGATCACCGACATCGAGATTACCCTCCGCGGCGAACTCCCCTCCTCCTGA